A genomic window from Nocardia sp. BMG51109 includes:
- the ctaD gene encoding cytochrome c oxidase subunit I, whose product MTAVEPQPVPNLAPARPYPARLGPKGSFIYKAVTTTDPKVLGVMYMVTAMSFFMIGGVMALLMRGELARPGLQFLSPEQFNQLFTMHGTIMLLFYATAIVFGFANVVLPLQIGAPDVAFPRLNAFSYWLYLFGASMATAGFITPGGAADFGWTAYTPLSDIVHAPGVGADLWIMGLAVSGLGTILGGVNMLTTVVVLRAPGMTLFRMPIFTWNIAVTSVLILLAFPILTAALMALAYDRHLGGHIYDPASGGALLYQHLFWYFGHPEVYIIALPFFGIVSEIFPVFSRKPIFGYTTLVYATLGIAALSIAVWAHHMYATGAVLLPFFSFMTFLIAVPTGVKFFNWIGTMWKGQLTFETPMLFSVGFLVTFLFGGLSGVILASPPLDFHVSDSYFVVAHFHYVLFGTIVFATYAGIYFWFPKMTGRMMDERLGKWHFWTTMVGFHTTFLVQHWLGAEGMPRRYADYLDIDNFTLLNTISTIGAFVLGASVLPFVWNVFKSYRYGEVVTVDDPWGYGNSLEWATSCPPPRHNFYELPRIRSERPAFELHYPHMVERMRAEAHVGPGSKSHHVAEAEKVSS is encoded by the coding sequence GTCTGGGGCCGAAGGGGTCGTTCATCTACAAGGCGGTCACCACCACCGACCCCAAGGTGCTCGGTGTGATGTACATGGTGACGGCCATGTCGTTCTTCATGATCGGTGGCGTGATGGCGCTGCTGATGCGTGGTGAGCTGGCGCGGCCGGGTCTGCAGTTCTTGTCGCCGGAGCAGTTCAATCAGCTGTTCACGATGCACGGCACGATCATGTTGCTGTTCTATGCGACCGCGATCGTGTTCGGTTTCGCGAATGTCGTGCTGCCGTTGCAGATCGGTGCGCCGGACGTCGCCTTTCCGCGGTTGAACGCGTTCAGCTATTGGCTCTATCTGTTCGGCGCGAGCATGGCGACGGCCGGTTTCATCACCCCCGGTGGCGCCGCCGATTTCGGCTGGACGGCGTATACGCCGCTGTCGGATATCGTGCATGCGCCGGGTGTGGGTGCGGACTTGTGGATCATGGGCCTGGCCGTCTCGGGTCTGGGCACCATCCTCGGCGGCGTCAACATGCTCACCACCGTCGTGGTGCTGCGCGCGCCGGGGATGACGTTGTTCCGGATGCCGATCTTCACCTGGAACATCGCCGTCACCAGTGTTCTTATCCTGCTGGCGTTCCCGATTCTGACGGCCGCGCTGATGGCGCTGGCCTACGACCGGCACCTGGGCGGGCACATCTACGACCCGGCGAGCGGCGGAGCGCTGCTCTACCAGCATCTGTTCTGGTATTTCGGGCATCCGGAGGTGTACATCATCGCGCTGCCGTTCTTCGGCATCGTGTCCGAGATCTTCCCGGTGTTCAGCCGCAAGCCGATCTTCGGCTACACCACGCTGGTGTACGCCACCCTGGGCATCGCCGCGCTGTCCATCGCGGTGTGGGCGCACCACATGTACGCGACCGGTGCGGTGCTGTTGCCGTTCTTCTCGTTCATGACCTTCCTGATCGCGGTGCCGACGGGGGTGAAGTTCTTCAACTGGATCGGCACCATGTGGAAGGGCCAGTTGACGTTCGAGACACCCATGTTGTTCTCGGTCGGGTTCCTCGTCACGTTCCTGTTCGGTGGTCTGTCGGGGGTCATCCTGGCCAGCCCGCCGCTGGACTTCCACGTCTCCGACTCGTACTTCGTGGTCGCGCACTTCCACTACGTGCTCTTCGGCACCATCGTGTTCGCCACCTACGCGGGCATCTACTTCTGGTTCCCGAAGATGACCGGCCGCATGATGGACGAGCGGCTCGGCAAGTGGCACTTCTGGACGACCATGGTCGGCTTCCACACCACCTTCCTGGTCCAGCACTGGCTGGGCGCCGAGGGAATGCCGCGCCGGTACGCCGACTACCTGGATATCGACAACTTCACGCTGCTGAACACGATCTCGACGATCGGTGCGTTCGTGCTGGGCGCCTCGGTGCTGCCGTTCGTGTGGAACGTGTTCAAGAGTTACCGGTACGGCGAGGTGGTGACGGTCGACGACCCGTGGGGCTACGGCAACTCGCTGGAGTGGGCGACGTCGTGCCCGCCGCCGCGGCACAACTTCTACGAGTTGCCGCGGATCCGGTCGGAGCGTCCGGCGTTCGAACTGCACTACCCGCACATGGTGGAGCGGATGCGCGCCGAGGCACATGTCGGCCCGGGCTCGAAGTCACATCACGTGGCCGAAGCCGAGAAGGTTTCGAGCTAG
- the serB gene encoding phosphoserine phosphatase SerB, translated as MSASESDNGTPGLTQAAASGTTVLITVTGSDKPGVTSVLLTALARNGVSLLDVEQVVIRGRLTLGVLVTCPGDPEGLQDQLEDAMATVGMQVDVEIGANSVTGARVSTHAVVVLGSPVTARAFGVIARKLAEQDVNIDSIRGIADYPVIGLELLVTAPADPAAETALRTTLSVVAAKENVDIAVERAGLARRAKRLIVFDVDSTLIQGEVIEMLAEYAGVDDEVRRVTESAMRGEIDFAESLRQRVATLAGLDESVIDEVAETIELTPGARTTIRTLRRLGFRCGVVSGGFRQVIEPLAHDLELDFVQANTLEVAGGKLTGKVVGEIVDRPGKASALRRFAAEAGVPMEQTVAVGDGANDIDMLNAAGLGIAFNAKPALREVADTALSHPYLDAVLFILGVTRDEVEAADARDGLLRRVPLT; from the coding sequence TTGAGCGCGTCCGAATCCGACAACGGCACTCCCGGGCTGACCCAGGCCGCCGCCTCGGGGACGACGGTGCTGATCACTGTCACGGGATCCGATAAGCCGGGCGTGACCTCGGTGTTGCTGACGGCCCTTGCGCGCAACGGGGTGAGCCTGCTCGATGTCGAACAGGTCGTGATCCGGGGGCGGCTCACCCTCGGCGTCCTGGTGACCTGTCCGGGCGATCCGGAGGGTCTGCAGGATCAGCTCGAGGACGCCATGGCCACCGTCGGCATGCAGGTCGACGTCGAGATCGGCGCGAATTCGGTGACCGGGGCGCGGGTGTCGACGCATGCCGTGGTGGTGCTGGGCAGTCCGGTAACCGCGCGGGCCTTCGGCGTGATCGCGCGCAAACTGGCCGAGCAGGACGTCAACATCGACTCGATCCGCGGCATCGCCGACTATCCGGTGATCGGCCTGGAACTGCTGGTGACCGCGCCGGCCGACCCGGCCGCGGAGACCGCCCTGCGCACCACCCTCTCGGTGGTGGCGGCGAAGGAGAATGTCGATATCGCGGTCGAACGCGCGGGCCTGGCGCGCCGGGCCAAGCGGCTGATCGTCTTCGATGTCGACTCCACCCTGATCCAGGGCGAGGTGATCGAGATGCTGGCCGAGTACGCCGGCGTCGACGACGAGGTCCGCAGGGTCACCGAGTCGGCCATGCGCGGTGAGATCGACTTCGCCGAATCGCTGCGGCAGCGGGTGGCGACCCTGGCCGGGCTGGACGAATCGGTGATCGACGAGGTCGCCGAGACCATCGAGCTCACCCCCGGCGCCCGCACCACCATTCGCACCCTGCGCCGGCTCGGTTTTCGGTGCGGCGTGGTGTCCGGCGGTTTCCGGCAGGTGATCGAGCCGCTGGCGCACGATCTGGAACTGGATTTCGTGCAGGCCAACACGCTGGAGGTCGCGGGCGGCAAGCTGACCGGGAAGGTGGTCGGCGAGATCGTCGACCGGCCCGGGAAGGCGTCGGCGCTGCGCCGTTTCGCGGCCGAGGCCGGGGTGCCGATGGAGCAGACCGTCGCGGTCGGTGACGGCGCCAACGATATCGACATGCTCAACGCGGCGGGCCTGGGTATCGCGTTCAACGCCAAGCCGGCGCTGCGCGAGGTCGCCGACACCGCCCTGTCGCACCCTTACCTGGACGCGGTGCTGTTCATCCTCGGCGTCACCCGCGACGAGGTGGAGGCTGCCGACGCTCGCGACGGACTACTACGCCGCGTACCGCTGACCTGA
- a CDS encoding peptidyl-tRNA hydrolase, producing the protein MTDSIGAATCGPDEQFVACHAELAGGYGGGGDPADPALVQAMQVVLHLPKVDPPPRSALLEAAATAAVALCLDPRVGPGGEWEQRYLAWKRSRIRKVARRARGAQWLAAGEVEGVTVDVGAAQARALVPGPVGDVDPRIRKLQIRMPPASGPAAERNHAGPASGSIGHGTDLEADEPGPTDPELPVLWVNSELGMTVGKAAAQVGHASMLLAGALSVQRAYAWSRRGLRCSVREAGPRQWPALCERVRQGSATAVRDAGFTEVAPGSITVIAVPPVPAAVPADGPPSAR; encoded by the coding sequence ATGACGGATTCGATCGGCGCCGCGACGTGCGGGCCGGACGAGCAGTTCGTCGCCTGCCATGCGGAATTGGCCGGCGGCTACGGCGGTGGCGGGGATCCGGCCGATCCCGCGTTGGTGCAGGCGATGCAAGTGGTACTGCACCTTCCGAAGGTCGACCCGCCGCCGCGCAGCGCGCTGCTGGAGGCGGCCGCCACGGCCGCGGTCGCGCTGTGCCTGGATCCGCGGGTCGGCCCCGGCGGCGAGTGGGAGCAGCGGTATCTGGCCTGGAAACGGTCGAGGATCCGGAAGGTGGCGCGGCGGGCGCGGGGCGCGCAGTGGCTCGCGGCGGGGGAGGTCGAGGGCGTGACCGTCGACGTGGGCGCCGCGCAGGCGCGGGCGCTGGTGCCGGGTCCGGTCGGCGATGTCGACCCGCGCATCCGGAAATTGCAGATCCGCATGCCGCCGGCGTCCGGCCCGGCGGCGGAACGTAACCACGCAGGCCCGGCGAGTGGCAGCATCGGACACGGCACCGACCTGGAAGCCGATGAACCGGGCCCGACCGACCCGGAACTTCCTGTGCTGTGGGTGAATTCGGAGCTGGGCATGACGGTGGGCAAGGCCGCGGCCCAGGTCGGGCACGCGAGCATGCTGCTGGCCGGGGCACTTTCGGTGCAGCGGGCCTACGCGTGGTCGCGGCGCGGCCTGCGGTGCTCGGTGCGCGAGGCCGGGCCCCGGCAGTGGCCGGCGCTGTGTGAGCGGGTCCGGCAGGGTTCGGCGACCGCGGTTCGCGACGCCGGCTTCACGGAGGTGGCGCCCGGGTCGATCACGGTGATCGCCGTTCCGCCCGTTCCGGCAGCCGTTCCGGCCGATGGTCCTCCGTCGGCGCGGTGA
- a CDS encoding DUF6479 family protein — MRQYRWCTTRGGATVMTTLLIVLGIWVVCSIPVALVLGRLFRSPRPRKTSPESQPHDDESARARPPGRL, encoded by the coding sequence ATGCGGCAGTATCGGTGGTGCACGACGCGCGGAGGTGCGACGGTCATGACGACACTGCTGATAGTGCTCGGCATCTGGGTCGTGTGCTCGATTCCGGTGGCGCTGGTGCTGGGCCGGCTGTTCCGTTCGCCGCGGCCGCGGAAGACGAGTCCCGAATCACAGCCGCACGACGACGAATCGGCGCGCGCCCGGCCGCCCGGGCGACTATGA
- a CDS encoding ABC transporter ATP-binding protein yields the protein MEPVPQPDPDLLIDFNEVTVRRSGHTMVGPVTWQVELDERWVVLGPNGAGKTSLLRMAAAEVHPTSGTAGLLGEVLGRTDVSDLRPRIGLSSAAVASRVPLDEKVGDLVVSAGYAVLGRWREEYDDIDTDRAIDMLESLGAEHLSDRAYGTLSEGERKRVLIARALMTDPELLLLDEPAAGLDLGGREELVEKLGDLAADPDAPATVLVTHHVEEIPPGFTHALLLNEGSVIAQGLLEDVVTAEKLSEAFRQSITLDRIDGRYFARRSQRFGRHRRA from the coding sequence ATGGAGCCCGTGCCGCAACCGGATCCCGATCTGCTCATCGACTTCAACGAGGTGACCGTCCGGCGTTCGGGCCACACCATGGTGGGTCCCGTGACCTGGCAGGTGGAGCTCGACGAACGGTGGGTCGTGCTCGGCCCCAACGGCGCCGGCAAGACCTCGCTGCTACGGATGGCCGCCGCCGAGGTGCATCCGACGTCGGGCACCGCCGGCCTGCTCGGTGAGGTGCTGGGCCGCACCGACGTCAGCGACCTGCGCCCGCGCATCGGGCTCTCGTCGGCGGCGGTGGCCAGCCGGGTGCCCCTCGACGAAAAAGTGGGCGACCTGGTGGTGTCGGCGGGCTACGCGGTGCTGGGCCGCTGGCGCGAGGAATACGACGACATCGATACCGACCGCGCGATCGACATGCTGGAAAGCCTGGGTGCCGAACACCTTTCCGATCGCGCCTACGGCACCCTGTCGGAGGGGGAGCGCAAGCGGGTGCTGATCGCGCGGGCGCTGATGACCGACCCGGAACTGCTGTTGCTCGACGAGCCGGCCGCCGGCCTCGATCTGGGCGGCCGCGAGGAACTGGTGGAGAAGCTGGGCGATCTGGCCGCCGATCCCGACGCCCCCGCCACCGTGCTGGTCACCCATCACGTCGAGGAGATACCGCCCGGCTTCACCCACGCCCTGCTGCTGAACGAGGGCAGCGTGATTGCCCAGGGCCTGCTGGAGGACGTGGTGACCGCGGAGAAGCTCAGCGAGGCGTTCCGCCAGTCGATCACCCTGGATCGCATCGACGGCCGCTACTTCGCCCGCCGCTCCCAGCGTTTCGGTCGCCACCGCCGCGCGTGA
- a CDS encoding NUDIX hydrolase: MLVRDGASGPEVFMQRRAQEMTFAAGMTVFPGGGVDASDAQAEIDWAGPDPAWWGRRFGTDAARAQALVCAAVRETFEECGVLLAGPTAGTVVSDTAVYREVRAQLEHRELSLGAFLARENLVLRADLLRPWANWVTPVVEPRRYDTYFFVAVLPDGQRADGATSEAHEVAWRTPAESLDRWRAGQDVLLPPTWSQLTALGEFADTAGILAAAPVVEPIQPVLTTVDGKPRLQFPRNDRYFADLPEGMRPQGSRRPS; this comes from the coding sequence ATGCTGGTCCGTGACGGGGCGTCCGGCCCCGAGGTGTTCATGCAGCGGCGGGCGCAGGAGATGACCTTCGCGGCGGGGATGACGGTCTTTCCGGGCGGCGGTGTCGACGCCTCCGACGCGCAGGCCGAGATCGACTGGGCGGGGCCCGATCCGGCGTGGTGGGGGCGGCGGTTCGGGACCGATGCGGCGCGCGCGCAGGCGCTGGTCTGCGCCGCGGTGCGCGAGACCTTCGAGGAGTGCGGGGTGCTGCTGGCGGGGCCGACCGCCGGCACCGTGGTCTCCGATACCGCCGTCTACCGGGAGGTGCGGGCGCAGCTGGAACATCGGGAACTGTCGCTCGGCGCGTTCCTCGCCCGCGAGAATCTGGTGCTGCGCGCGGATCTGCTGCGCCCGTGGGCCAACTGGGTCACGCCCGTGGTCGAGCCGCGGCGTTACGACACCTACTTCTTCGTGGCCGTGCTGCCGGACGGTCAGCGCGCCGACGGGGCGACCTCCGAGGCACACGAGGTGGCCTGGCGCACCCCCGCCGAATCCCTGGACCGCTGGCGTGCCGGGCAGGACGTGCTGCTCCCGCCCACCTGGTCGCAGCTGACGGCGCTCGGCGAATTCGCCGATACGGCGGGCATTCTCGCCGCCGCCCCGGTTGTCGAGCCGATCCAGCCGGTGCTGACGACCGTCGACGGCAAGCCTCGGCTGCAGTTCCCGCGCAACGACCGCTACTTCGCCGACCTGCCCGAGGGCATGCGCCCGCAGGGGTCGCGGCGGCCGAGCTGA
- a CDS encoding enoyl-CoA hydratase-related protein translates to MAEYVTVDRAEAGIAVLRFARPPMNLVDVQLALELAAAADRIARDDEVAAVVVYGDERVFSAGDEPAELARLTADQAHAMAGDLQRALGCLARLPQPTVAAISGYALGAGLELALGADHRVIGDNVKLGLPQVRMGLIPVAGIRRLSLLVGPSRAKDLVYTGRFVDPAEAAAIGLADEVVAPDDVFTAALRWARQFTGGPARALAAAKRVFEAGTHGHDRARAEWADLFDTADRGIGTRSYSAVGPGSAEFLGR, encoded by the coding sequence GTGGCCGAATACGTGACCGTGGACCGCGCCGAGGCGGGGATTGCCGTGCTGCGTTTCGCGCGGCCGCCGATGAACCTCGTCGACGTGCAACTGGCACTGGAGCTGGCGGCCGCCGCGGACCGCATCGCCCGGGACGACGAGGTGGCCGCGGTCGTCGTCTACGGCGACGAGCGGGTGTTCAGCGCCGGCGACGAGCCGGCCGAGCTGGCGCGGCTGACCGCCGACCAGGCGCATGCGATGGCCGGCGATCTGCAGCGCGCGCTCGGCTGCCTGGCGCGGTTGCCGCAGCCGACGGTCGCCGCGATCAGCGGTTACGCGCTGGGCGCCGGACTGGAGCTGGCGCTGGGCGCCGACCACCGCGTCATCGGCGACAACGTGAAGCTCGGCCTGCCGCAGGTCCGGATGGGCCTGATCCCGGTGGCCGGAATCAGGAGGCTGAGCCTGCTGGTCGGCCCGTCCCGCGCCAAGGATCTGGTGTACACCGGCCGCTTCGTGGATCCGGCGGAGGCGGCGGCGATCGGCCTGGCCGACGAGGTGGTCGCCCCCGACGACGTGTTCACCGCGGCACTGCGCTGGGCCCGGCAGTTCACCGGCGGCCCGGCCCGCGCGCTGGCGGCCGCCAAGCGGGTCTTCGAGGCCGGTACGCACGGCCACGACCGGGCCCGCGCCGAGTGGGCCGACCTGTTCGACACCGCGGATCGCGGCATCGGAACACGTTCCTATTCGGCGGTCGGTCCGGGATCCGCCGAATTCCTGGGCCGCTGA
- a CDS encoding class I SAM-dependent methyltransferase encodes MTARPDDPAPNPHATEAEVQAALADNKLAQVLYHDWEAETYDDKWSISYDERCIDYARGRFDAVVPHAPLPYERALELGSGTGFFLLNLMQSGVAKRGSVTDLSPGMVKVALRNAEHLGLEVDGRVADAETIPYEDDTFDLVVGHAVLHHIPDVELALKECLRVLKPGGRFVFAGEPTTVGNLYARKLGQVTWKVTTEVTKLPFLREWRRPQEELDESSRAAALEAVVDLHTFDPSELEAIARSAGATQVRAETEEFAAALWGWPVRTFEAAVPDEKLSWRYRLAQYRAWLGLSWVDERVLRHVVPRRFFYNAMITGVKPTAAGR; translated from the coding sequence ATGACCGCACGTCCTGACGACCCCGCGCCGAACCCGCACGCCACCGAGGCGGAGGTCCAGGCGGCGCTCGCCGACAACAAGCTGGCCCAGGTGCTGTATCACGACTGGGAGGCGGAGACCTACGACGACAAGTGGTCGATCTCCTACGACGAGCGTTGTATCGATTACGCCCGCGGCCGTTTCGACGCCGTCGTCCCGCACGCCCCGCTGCCGTACGAGCGAGCCCTGGAGCTCGGCTCCGGCACCGGATTCTTCCTGCTGAACCTGATGCAGTCCGGGGTGGCGAAGCGGGGCTCGGTCACCGATCTGTCGCCGGGCATGGTGAAGGTCGCGCTGCGCAACGCGGAGCATCTGGGCCTGGAGGTGGACGGCCGGGTGGCCGACGCCGAGACCATCCCGTACGAGGACGACACGTTCGATCTGGTCGTGGGACATGCGGTGCTGCACCATATTCCGGATGTGGAGCTGGCGCTCAAGGAATGCCTGCGGGTGCTGAAGCCGGGCGGGCGGTTCGTCTTCGCGGGCGAGCCGACCACGGTGGGCAACCTCTACGCCCGCAAGCTGGGGCAGGTCACCTGGAAGGTCACCACCGAGGTCACCAAGCTGCCGTTCCTGCGCGAATGGCGGCGGCCGCAGGAGGAGCTCGACGAGTCCTCCCGCGCGGCCGCGCTGGAGGCCGTCGTCGACCTGCACACGTTCGATCCGTCGGAGCTGGAGGCGATCGCCCGGTCGGCCGGCGCGACGCAGGTGCGCGCGGAGACCGAGGAGTTCGCCGCCGCCCTGTGGGGTTGGCCCGTGCGCACGTTCGAGGCCGCCGTGCCCGACGAGAAGCTGTCCTGGCGCTACCGCCTCGCGCAGTACCGGGCGTGGCTGGGCCTGAGCTGGGTGGACGAGCGGGTGCTGCGGCATGTGGTGCCGCGCCGGTTCTTCTACAACGCGATGATCACCGGCGTGAAGCCGACCGCCGCCGGAAGGTAG
- a CDS encoding PQQ-binding-like beta-propeller repeat protein yields MRIGSRRSPREHNRGGGKASTADRAAVGPARARAARRAVAVIGAVGLLAVTGCGSTTLDDIKVGPGKGWPVAYHDGRNSAATAVEGSRHLVPHWNRPLGGPAAVPTIVGPGGQLWVTTRLPTDCVGNPAPSGAMFSFQMPTGRKRFCNPMGPDALAAGAAVDGIDNVYVGDNGGVFSYNALGQPRWRTPVAGVPVSVQFTGEGDVLSVTQSGQIDVLDRQTGDLRSATFQALGEPDFLRQPDLPRPPDGQGIGDCVTGGPQCPVSNVSAIEHDSGRFYLTLRRPGAPIAALVALRYADKRIQQDWSVDILTDGSATSPALAPDGKTVYIGDNSGRLLAVDAADGRVKWSWPLGFAPQGTVSVRDGLLIPGGDEGHLLALHDDGDSARIAWERKDLPLRGRPVQTAGNTGYTVAPIGPGLSLVTFDTGDGSTVATNELPGAQGSTVGTAVSDNREVVVTTRIGELFTFEPEDD; encoded by the coding sequence GTGCGAATCGGCAGCCGGCGATCCCCGCGCGAGCACAACCGGGGCGGGGGGAAGGCATCCACCGCCGATCGCGCGGCGGTCGGTCCTGCGCGGGCACGCGCGGCACGCCGGGCGGTCGCGGTCATCGGCGCGGTCGGTCTGCTCGCCGTCACCGGGTGCGGCAGTACCACATTGGACGACATCAAGGTGGGTCCCGGCAAGGGCTGGCCGGTGGCCTATCACGACGGCCGCAACAGCGCCGCCACCGCGGTCGAGGGTTCCCGGCATCTGGTGCCGCACTGGAACCGTCCGCTCGGCGGACCGGCGGCGGTGCCCACCATCGTCGGACCGGGCGGGCAGCTGTGGGTGACCACCCGCCTCCCCACCGACTGCGTCGGGAATCCCGCCCCCTCGGGCGCGATGTTCTCCTTCCAGATGCCCACCGGCCGCAAGCGATTCTGCAATCCGATGGGTCCCGACGCCCTCGCGGCGGGCGCGGCCGTGGACGGGATCGACAACGTCTACGTCGGCGACAACGGCGGCGTGTTCTCCTACAACGCGCTCGGCCAGCCGCGGTGGCGCACCCCGGTCGCGGGCGTGCCGGTGTCGGTGCAGTTCACCGGCGAGGGCGACGTGCTGTCGGTGACCCAGTCCGGCCAGATCGACGTGCTGGACCGGCAGACCGGAGACCTGCGATCGGCCACCTTCCAGGCCCTGGGCGAGCCGGATTTCCTGCGGCAGCCCGACCTGCCCCGGCCGCCGGACGGCCAGGGCATCGGCGACTGCGTGACCGGCGGGCCGCAGTGCCCGGTGTCCAACGTGTCGGCGATCGAGCACGACTCCGGCCGCTTCTACCTCACCCTCCGCCGTCCCGGCGCGCCGATCGCGGCGCTGGTGGCGCTGCGCTACGCGGACAAGCGAATTCAGCAGGACTGGAGCGTCGACATCCTCACCGACGGCAGCGCCACCAGCCCGGCACTCGCCCCGGACGGCAAGACGGTCTACATCGGCGACAACAGCGGCCGGCTGCTGGCCGTGGACGCCGCCGACGGGCGCGTGAAATGGAGTTGGCCGCTGGGCTTCGCGCCGCAGGGCACGGTGTCGGTGCGGGACGGCCTGCTGATTCCGGGCGGCGACGAGGGCCACCTGCTGGCGCTGCACGACGACGGCGACAGCGCCCGGATCGCCTGGGAGCGCAAGGATCTGCCGCTGCGCGGACGGCCCGTGCAGACCGCCGGAAACACCGGCTACACGGTCGCCCCGATCGGTCCGGGACTGAGCCTGGTCACCTTCGACACCGGCGACGGCAGCACCGTCGCGACGAACGAGTTACCCGGCGCGCAGGGCAGCACGGTGGGGACGGCGGTGAGCGACAACCGCGAGGTGGTCGTGACGACCCGGATCGGCGAGCTGTTCACCTTCGAACCGGAGGACGACTAG
- a CDS encoding acyltransferase: MTSMWSAPLRARWRGARRRDPEQARFLTVASLRWVLANRAYTPWYLVRYYRLLKFRLANPHIVLRGMVFLGRRVEIHATPELSRMEIGKWVHIGDGNAIRCHEGSLRIGDKVVFGKDNVVNAYLDIEIGGSTLVADWCYICDFDHKMDDITMPIKDQGIVKSPVRVGPDTWIAAKVTVLRGTRVGRGCVLGAHAVVNGDVPDYGIAVGAPAKVVKNRKEAWEAAAEERAKHLAALEDIERKKNGAAAPQAS; encoded by the coding sequence GTGACGAGCATGTGGAGCGCACCGTTGCGTGCGCGCTGGCGAGGGGCGCGTCGCCGGGATCCGGAGCAGGCGCGCTTTCTGACGGTGGCATCGCTGCGCTGGGTGCTCGCCAACCGGGCCTATACGCCGTGGTATCTGGTGCGGTATTACCGGCTGCTCAAGTTCCGCCTCGCCAACCCGCACATCGTGCTGCGCGGCATGGTCTTTCTGGGCCGCCGGGTGGAGATCCACGCGACGCCCGAGCTGAGCCGCATGGAGATCGGCAAGTGGGTGCACATCGGCGACGGCAACGCCATTCGCTGCCACGAGGGGTCGCTGCGCATCGGCGACAAGGTGGTGTTCGGCAAGGACAACGTGGTCAACGCCTACCTCGACATCGAGATCGGCGGATCGACGCTGGTCGCCGACTGGTGCTACATCTGCGACTTCGACCACAAGATGGACGACATCACGATGCCGATCAAGGACCAGGGCATCGTGAAGAGCCCGGTGCGGGTCGGGCCGGACACCTGGATCGCGGCCAAGGTCACGGTGCTGCGCGGCACCCGGGTCGGCCGCGGGTGCGTACTGGGCGCGCACGCCGTGGTGAACGGCGATGTGCCCGACTACGGCATCGCCGTGGGCGCGCCCGCGAAGGTGGTCAAGAACCGCAAGGAGGCGTGGGAGGCCGCGGCGGAGGAGCGGGCGAAGCACCTCGCGGCGCTGGAGGACATCGAGCGCAAGAAGAACGGAGCCGCCGCGCCGCAGGCGAGCTAG
- a CDS encoding DUF1697 domain-containing protein: MNRYAALLRGIMPANPNMRGEKLRGVFEGLGFASVGSVLASGNVVFGCAETDVPALESRIQQALNAELGIGGGTIVRSRDELRELVDSDPFPGLTHGRNTYLTATFLKDRAGGAPPEPPAALAAAVRIVGYDRAAGAVLAVIDNSVSGTTNHMTWLETVYGKDITTRTWLTVQKVSAKL; this comes from the coding sequence ATGAACCGGTACGCCGCCCTCCTGCGCGGGATCATGCCCGCCAACCCGAACATGCGTGGCGAGAAGCTGCGCGGGGTGTTCGAGGGGCTCGGTTTCGCATCGGTGGGCTCGGTTCTGGCCAGCGGCAACGTCGTGTTCGGGTGCGCCGAAACCGATGTTCCCGCATTGGAATCGCGCATCCAGCAGGCGCTGAACGCCGAGCTGGGCATCGGCGGCGGCACCATCGTCCGCAGCCGCGACGAGCTGCGAGAACTCGTGGATTCCGACCCGTTCCCGGGGCTGACGCACGGGCGCAACACCTACCTGACCGCGACGTTCCTCAAGGATCGGGCCGGGGGTGCGCCGCCGGAGCCTCCGGCGGCTCTGGCCGCCGCGGTGCGGATAGTCGGCTACGATCGCGCTGCGGGGGCGGTGCTGGCGGTCATCGACAACTCCGTGAGCGGTACGACAAACCACATGACGTGGCTGGAAACCGTGTACGGCAAGGACATCACGACGCGCACCTGGCTCACGGTGCAGAAGGTCTCGGCGAAGCTCTAG